A region from the Silene latifolia isolate original U9 population chromosome 7, ASM4854445v1, whole genome shotgun sequence genome encodes:
- the LOC141592153 gene encoding uncharacterized protein LOC141592153 has protein sequence MAETSVLCNTTYASSFPTISPYNPSSSSFIPSSFPNHRRHPRSFSFRIAAKPSDGGYLFGNDDDDHSLFRDYPWHQLNSDDQPSGIQWVREDKITLFTADGLIQLGGSLSPKRISPSEKQKGQIKAFQKHQRFQESDYMDPKQSLCLGALFDIAATNGLDMGRRLCIIGFCRSIEMLSDVVEDTVLEHGGEVVLAEKASESGLQEKLSMKVAVPYLWGVPPVSETLHLAVRSGGGIVQKVFWQWDFL, from the exons ATGGCGGAAACCTCTGTATTATGCAACACCACATACGCCTCTTCATTCCCCACCATTTCTCCATACAATCCTTCATCTTCCTCCTTCATCCCTTCCTCTTTCCCTAACCATCGCCGCCATCCTCGCTCCTTCTCCTTCCGCATCGCCGCCAAACCTTCCGATGGCGGTTACCTCTTTGGCAATGACGATGATGATCATTCCCTCTTTCGCGATTATCCTTGGCATCAACTTAACTCCGATGATCAGCCTTCCG GTATTCAGTGGGTTCGTGAGGACAAAATCACATTATTCACTGCAGATGGGCTCATTCAGCTTGGAGGTTCCTTGAGTCCTAAGCGTATTTCTCCATCAGAG AAGCAGAAAGGACAAATAAAAGCTTTTCAGAAACACCAGCGCTTCCAGGAGAGTGATTACATGGATCCAAAGCAGAGTCTTTGCCTAGGTGCTCTTTTTGATATTGCTGCAACAAAT GGGCTTGATATGGGTAGGAGACTTTGCATTATTGGGTTCTGCCGTTCAATTGAGATGCTAAGTGATGTTGTCGAGGATACTGTCTTGGAGCATGGCGGAGAG GTGGTCCTGGCAGAGAAGGCGAGTGAGAGTGGTTTGCAAGAGAAGCTAAGCATGAAGGTGGCAGTGCCATATCTTTGGGGTGTTCCTCCTGTTTCTGAGACTTTGCACCTTGCTGTTAGGAGTGGAGGCGGCATTGTACAGAAGGTATTTTGGCAGTGGGACTTCTTGTAA